From the genome of Clavelina lepadiformis chromosome 2, kaClaLepa1.1, whole genome shotgun sequence:
TCTGAGAAATGGTGGCATTTCATTGCTAAAGCAAGTCATCGGAGgtttattgtgttgttttatttgaagtaGACAGTTTTTGAATtgactaaaataaattattgctATGACAGTTTAATTCTGAATTTTGGGTTAATAACCGATTTTCTTACCAACAAAATTCACCACTTAATAATACGACTTGTTCAGAATATCGCAGGCGTGTTGTTTAGAGGGGAAAAGCCCAAAGATGAGAAACTCGCTGACGTCAAATCTTGCCTTCAGTATTTGGAAGATTGTCTTAAAGGCCAAAATTATATCGCCGGGGACAACCTCACGATCGCTGGTAAGTGCTGACTGCTGAGACTAATTCAGCTTAGTAAGAGAACAGTTGATTTTGAAAGATCATCATTCTACTGCAGTTGTAATGTCGATACAAAAACCTTTCTGGCTTCAACCCATATTTGAGGGTGTAGAATTCAAAGCAGTATGTCGTTAGtttaatcttttaaaaaaattgtaaacaaacaaacaagtttgACGAATTTTTTCATATTAAGCTTAATTTTGCATTAATAATAGGCTACGTTTTAATACTCCTTCAGCACACGCTTACTTGATACATACTGCTGCTTGCAGCAAAATCACTTTACGTCATTTTATTCAGATTTCTTTGCGGTCTGTCCTTTGCTTCTTCTTGAAAACGTCGATTTCAACGACTACGATCCCTACCCAAAGTTGAAGAAGTGGATCAACACTATGAAGAGTTTGAAATACTTCGATGAGATAAATAAGGAGCCGATGAAAATGTTCAAAGCAGCTTTTAACGAAAAGCTCAATCTTCCAGCCGCAAAACAAACCGGGTTTTAAGCTCGACAACGTTAGTTTAACGCATGCGTAGCACTCATGCATTTGATATACTTGTTTGCTAATTTTATGTACACTCACGCCGTATGGCTTAAAGGTTCGAAGCTTCTTTATTTAGCGTAACGTAAACCAAATTACTTCAGCAAAATTTGAGATTAAGTTGTTCCCAGAACtaatgttaataattaattaatcaactgATAGCATAATTCATCGTTGTCTTTGCGTAATTTCGTGtgagaacaaaaaaaataatagtgaaaaataaaatgttcttAAGAAAACCATAATAATATATGGTTGGTAAGATAATACCGACGCCTTTTGATGTGGTTACAATTTCTAATTTGAAATGGTTGAAATGTGTAAGTTATACCCCACTATCTAAGCTGTCTCGATGATTGTGTAATCCTTAACATCAACATAGATAGAAAAGAATTATGAGATGTAGGACAGCTTTTAATGTCAAACATGTAACACTTTTCATAACGAACgaacacaaaacaacatgCAAGGAGATACCGAGTATATCGACCGACCAACGAGTTACAACAGAAACGAACATTTGGATCGAATAAAAATGCTCAGGACCACGCGTCTCTGGTGAATTGCGTCATGATATAGACTGACTACTATGTCACAGGACAACTGATAGCgccatttgaaaaaaaaaacgctaATTGCATGATGGCACGGAAATAGTTTAAGAGCCAGTCGTCAGCAATTACCAGTTGTAACAGACGCGACGTAATACGAGGGAAGACCTAATGTACAATACGATAGGCTTGATTAACACGATTGCAATTCAGCCTTTAAACTGGGGAAATGTAGGCTGGGTAGTAAAGCAGTCACAGTAAGCAATGTTCAAAACCCAACCGGCGACACACGGTACACAACAGAGCGGATGTTGGTATAATTCTCTGGTGCTTGATGTGCGAAAACACTTGGGTAACTTCAGCGTGTGTGTGTATGTGCGTGCGTGGGTGATCGGATTGCAATAATACGCCGAAACGCAAACAATACTGGAGTAGGGTTAAACATTTCCGCGCAGAAATTCGGTACAGATTAACAAAGCAGCCCCTCTGCAGATATGACAATATCATCACCTACGTCATCAGGGCAGTAGCACCGACGGTGACCTTTGAAACCTTCCGCAATGAAAACACGTCATCAGCAGCAAAACGAAAATAGTGCGAGGAAGTTACTATTAAATTGCAATGGCAAAGACATGGACAGATTGCTATAGACGCAAACGCATCCTATCATGGCAATGTGGTGTTGACGATTGATGGACCAGGAAATTACAAATTAACTTACTACAAGAATCAATAAAGGGACAATCGACTCATGTCTACAAAAGTTGGCCCAGCAGCAAGCAAGATTAAGGCAGCGATTTCACAGGTCTCACCGTCACACATATATATGATCTCGTATTGACTATACTTCAAGAATGATCAACTACGTAAGAAAACTTTAACACATACGTGACGTtacgtttaaaaaaaatcagcaATAGACATTAACACGATTTCCTAGCAAAAAGCAAGCAAGATtataaaaaaacgaaaaaaatcaatcaGGTCTGAAGCTATCTTGAATGGagaaaacaattcaattaaCAGCAATGGCAAATCGTGAACAAACTGAGTAGGAGGAAGCCCAGCGTATGAGGTCACGCTGTCGCGGGCAATTAATTGCACATATTATCTCATAAGGAAATGCTTGGTAATATGTCACCTTTAACCAGCCTATAACTAAAATCTTAACAAAGGTTGAAGGAATAGCATGGGCTATGTTTTAGTAGAATAAAATGGACTTTTCTCTGATTAGTTACTCACGCTCGACCACTATTTAAAAAAGTGGGAATAACGTCTTGAGATAGTTTCTCCAATCCATTAATCcctgcaaaaaatttttcatttgtttataaattgACCAGAGCTATCGATCATGACCATAATAATCAAACTAAATGAAGTAAATATATTAAGAGCACAACCACAAACTAACATAGTATTACCAGCACAGCTAGCAATTTCTTTAACTTGCATAATATAGGACGAAAGTACCATAAAATTAGTGTGTTCTTAAAAAAAGACATACTGATGTATTAGACATCCTACAAAGGGTGGATGACAAGAAAATAAATGACATTTCGACCTCACCTTTTCTTTCCATTTTGCACGACTGACTTTGTTAGATTCTTACTATCCAACTCACGTGTGTCGTCCACCTCGCTGACTTGCTTGGTGACTACTTTATAGGCCATGACCACTATGAActgaaaaatagttttcagTCACTTCTAATCCTCGTTCACATGAATTTAACTGTAAGACTTAGCAATGATAATGTTCAATAACTGCAAGCGGCCCGTTAACAAACAAAGTTATAGCATACAATGCGTTCTGGAAAGCAGTAAGTATCAGAATGCAAATTGTGCTACTTTTGTAGATGTATGGTCTGTTTCAGTAAACAAAGTCAAGTGACAGATGATCTAGTTCATTCTGATGTGATTCATCAAAAATGTGGCCAactaaatttactttaaacacTACCCTACTGATTCTTCTAATGCCTTGCAGTGATCTGAAGTCATtagaaaacagacaaaataaaatatttttttaaagtttagatcataaattatttaagattttatttGATTAACATCTGGCCACGATCGGCATAATGAACACAGTTGACTACTTTGCATGTAATCCTGCCACTGGTATATGTGGCTTTGCTAATACAACGATGTGagataataaatattttataaacttcACTCATCCCCACTGTATCACAAGCAATGGCTATGTACTAGATATGGTGTACTCCCAAGCTCTTTCAATAATCAATTGCATATACAGTTAATAATGCACATGTGGCATTACTGCAGCCATAACTGCCAAGGCACAATGCTTACCGTGAACCAGTATATATTCATTGCAAGCAAGATCCAAAGTAAAGCATTGAAGAAATGGTAGAAGACAAGGTCTTGTGAAACTGCTAGACTGACATGTCCGGCTGCATACATTGCTTTCAATGGAAACCAATACAAGCGAAAGATATACCTGTGAGATCAGTgtaaattacatttaaataatACAACGCTGTGCACCATTAGCTTTCCCTAGCCAcgtcaaagttaaaaaaaattgtgtatGCAGTTCTGTATTGAATGAAATCTTATATATCACCGGGCCAGAAAATGCACAACAATCTATCATCAACCTagaaaaaagctaaaaattaCACAGCTCAGAATTGTATAATACTCCAGATCACACGTTTGAGTCCCTAGGGATAAAATATCATAATTACCCTTGATTTACAGCATATGTTTCTTTCGATGAATGATAGCATGgataacataaaaactctTAAAAACAAGCATACAGGGACCAGGTTTACTCTCACCATGCCACTCCAAATAGAATAAAGCCAACAGTGGATAAGAAATCACAAACGGAATGCCACTTCCCTCcctttgttttgtaataaaccGCCAGCTTTGTTCCCTCGAGTAAAATATCAGTTATATCATGAAGAAATAATATTAAGATGCCCACGTTGGTATATCTGAAATTGAAACAGGAACCTATTTATAACAAGCGAGTTTAACCAAATTATAAAACTCAGAAAATGTGTTATGTGCTTTCTATTGCCTTACATAAACTAAGTTGTAAGCTGAACAAAAAATTCAGATTGGTGCATACAATTGCTATGTCAAATGCTTCTGCACCCAATGAACCCAATTTAATGTAAATGTTGAAAACAAAGTGCTGATGCTAGTTGGTTCAAAGGGCATTTCCTGATTTCAAAATTAGAAAACACATTACCACAGACCGTGACGCTTGTGTGTTAAAGTACACACTGTGTGTAATTTCTACCCATGCAATGCAAACAAATCAGTTTGACAAAATCAGCAAGTTAAGAACAAAATGTTGACACcactaaaatgttttgttagcTCTCTATTGAAGTTTTCTACTCTCAAGTAAACGTCAACAACTGCATCATTGAAATGATgctgcaaatgttttttttggttCCCTGTTTACCAAAATCTACCTCTGGGCagtataaaacaaaactaataacattttaaacttaatgTCCACTGAACCAGCAAACATTCTGTAACTTCAATAATAAGCACTAAGATTTCACAATTATAGACACAATTGATTGATGTTAATTGATGATCATGTTTGAGCGCTTTTATGAATGGACTTACCTAAATGCATATGAGAAGCCAATAAGAAGCAATGTAACAAAATGATGCGCTAGCATTACTTTTGAGTCTTTTCTCCATACATCCATAAACAGTGTTCCGTAAACAGAATGTGCATAAAAACTGAACTGAACCAAATACGCAATATAGATTTTGGTTGGTACAGGTGATTGTGGCTTCCAACCTTCGATACAAGTTGTCAGTtttcacattttatttcaacttatTCACTACATgcaaaattgcttgcaaattcACTTACCGTAAAATGAAGAAGGCGCATCATAGAAGAAATTATGTTCcgtgaaaaacaaaatataaatagaATAAGCCCACGTGCAAGAGTAGAACAGAAGCTTCCAAACACTTTCTGGGGCCTTTCGTGTGGATTGGGCATCGAGGCCAGCATTATTTACAATGGGCTGTAAATGAAAGCATGTCATTAAATGATATGCtacaaaaatcaaacgtaCACATTATTTTTTAGAACAACATTACGTATATTTTTGAGAAACAGGTTACATGTAAGTGTATCAATGAAACTGCTCTAAAAACAAACCATagacataaaaaattttaaaccaaaaaagaaTTATTAGATATAAATTCAACTTATTTTAAAGGGTTGTGTGACTTGTTACCTTATAGATGAAATCTGTTATTATTATTCGCAGAAGTGTCCAAAAGACAGTCAACATCAGGGTGTAATAAATATCTTGTTGTGTCACCCCACCATATTTCAACATCAGATTCCACCATCCTGTTGgggttttatattttgtttctaaatCAAACCAAGACTCTGTCGCAGTTCCATAGACATCCCGCACGAAGGTTGCATAGGATGGATATGAGAAATTGAACTTGGAAGCCACTTTGATCATTGTATaaacaattcaattcaatAAAGCATTTTTCAGTAACACTGAGCTTTAACCAGTGGACTTGACCTAATTCAATTACAATTCataaaacagataaaaagcTTTTCTGGCTCAAAGACTAAAATCGATTGCTAAGGTTTTACTATTACAAACTGCAAAAGTTATGTTAGTAGTTTGATTTGATTCTTAAGTTTCCTATTGATGTTTTAAGTATTTATTCTACATTAATTCGGTAAATCAAAGAGATGAGCTGGAAAAAAGCAACCTTAAAGCTTTTGCACGAGCCAATCGCTTGACAGTTCAAAGACAGTAAGACTTTACACACTATTGGCGGTTTAAAATATTAGAATACTaactgtacagtatatttcTAAGGACTTTCATGAAGACCTTGGCATTATAACTCTTGGTTACTTGTACCCTTACTTGTGTATTTCCAATCACAATTCtcgtcaaaaactgccatacttttcaGTCCAGCTGCAGTTAGCCTGTAGGCCAAGGCTACATACTTGTATGTTATACCTATTTCTTAAGCTTTTTCGTCATACAGGatataaatcatttttaaagttattatGCGACATACTTGAGCTTAACAATCGCGAGCGTCTTTACGCTTCACTTGCCGGTGTTCAACGCGTACCGATCACGTCAAGCAGGACGCTTAATAAAGCGTTTTGAAACAATCGTGTTTTTTGCATCTCTAGCTAGTCATGGTCTGGTGCGTTTACACAATTAAGCGTTTTtaaacatagacatcttattatCAATCACAAAATCTTCGGCATGGAAAGAAGTCCAAACACAGCGAACCATTACAGAATCGCTAACATTTGTCGTTTTTTCCGAGTGGCGTGACACTGTGACAATTGTTTCAGTATTCAGGTTCAGACTGCCAGTTTCTGGTTTTGAACTTTTGATGCTTTAGCAAGCCTCTGTCAGACTATCTTCTAAAAAAACTTgctataaattataatttgaataaatgtaaaaaaaattatacattTATACATTACATTTATATATTGAAATAATTATAGGTAAAtctaaaaatgcaaaaaattctgTCTACAATTAATTAAACGCATACAAAATTCAGCTAAATGCACATTTTTGTGCTCATTAAGGCACCTGCAGTGCGCCACTGCGTGTAATTATATTAGCACCTGAGTGCGCTTTTGCCTAACTCTGCAGACCGGACGCAAACCTTAGCATTATGACTCCTTCTCTTAGCTACTGTACCCTTTCAGCCCATTGTAAAGAAAAAGCTTACTCTCTCTAATGACGTACTGACATACAGCAGGCTTTAATTAAGCGATGAAGCCAAGGCACCTTTTGACTGCAGTATATGCGCCTTTCAGTAAGACAACTCATAGTGTGAAGCTTCTCATCTTCATTGCACGAACGAGACTTTAAAGTGCCAAGATTCTCGTTCAATATTTACTTTTCAGTTTAGCTGCAAAAGCTATCACTAAATAGAGGTCATTTGTTTCTAGTTTTATACAAGACTGAGTGTGAATGAAATCCAGTCTaccaattttcaaatataaacgCTTTGGAGTGAAACTTCATTTACTTAAAAGGCAAGTTTCATGATATCATTACAACAGAGTGGTAACAAAGCCATCAAACTCGAATGAGTCGAGTTTCAAGTACACACTTCATTTTAAGTTAAACTTTAATGCATTttgatgaaagaaaaaaaaattgttttactcTAATACCCAAACCTAATCAACCAGAAATGAAGTTACATAAAGTCATTTTcatttatgtaattttttagaaaggcactcgagtcaagtctttgcaaaaagtgacTCAAGACATTAATATCTTGCATTTTTGCAGTACTGAGAACCATTGTGTTTATAACAATCATTGATGCGTATAGGTATAGCCTACATGCTAGACCTAGGAACTAAGAGTTAAAACTTAGGACTCATTCGCAAAACAAACCCTAGAGTCAATACAATAacttattgaaaacaaaaaacatgcagctgatatctttgtttttgttttattcgcATAACCAcactttttcaagaaaaaatgtacacgcaaataaatattaataatcacacgaaaaaattattataacacTAATATAACCATCAGAATGAGCGTAACATTTACTGCATTTACTTCAACTGTTGCTAGTAGTCTGTTCGGTAAATGTAATGTGTAGGTTTCACTTTGCTAATAACAAGAGCGGTGAcgataatcaaattacacatataataattcagcactttcATTGTCAGtgtcatgtttttgttttgttctcATAACACGCTTCTCATAGGAAATGTACACaagaataaatttttgtaaggCTCGCGAAAAATTTCAGTAACACCAATAATACGATCAGATTGACGTAATAATTACTGCATTTACTTCAACTGTTTCTATAGTCTGTTCGGTAAATGTAACGTGTAAAATttacttgcaaaataaaagGAATGGTGGCGACAATCGAATTCCTGCAatcaagaaaacacaattacCCGTGTTTGCATTGTTTGGGCTGTAGTTTAAGTCATTATACTCATTATATTTGGGTGGTCTTGTCGTATTGCGTTTATTCGAAAATTACAGGCCTTGTTTACATCCTTTCTTAATTTATCCAGTGAAAAAGCTTGGTTATCTATGACGCATTTTAATCTTGTTTTCCAAATTTGATGTTTGGTCGCCGTGATTAGGGTGGTGAGCAGTTGGTCTTTGTTTGGGTGTCGATCGTTGTTGTACATTAGCTGGCAAAGGCTTTCTACGTTTTCGTTCTGCAGATTAATTTGCAGGAGTTTTTTCTGCGTCCTTGATTGTTTGTTTCCATTGTTTGTTGGTTTGTGggcatttgaaaaaaacatgATAAGCAGCGTCGGGTCCTACTTTGCAAAAGGGGCAACTGTTTTTTGACGAAGGCGTACAGTTTCCCGTTTCGTTGCAAAATGGCAAGAGGTTCCAGGCacatttgtaattaaatgtGCGTAGGTAGCTTGGCAGTATTTTCAGGTGTGTTCTTTCCCATATTTTACCAAGATCGCTTATagcttttaacttttttgtttgtatgatGCGTTCATacgtttttttgattttccttTCGATTAAGTCATTTCGTTTTAGGTTGTATTTGTTTATGATTTGCATTATTGTTTCATAGTACGGAGAACGAGTTTCAGTGTGCGGTATATTATTTAGTCTGACTACTTCCAACACGTCCGCAATTGCATGGCCTATCTGATATTCTATGTAGGTCGTATGGACGTTCAGCGGTTCGTTTTGGACCCTCGCTTGGCAGTATTTGAGTATCGAtcgtatatatattatatcggcgtatatttcaaaatttgggAAATTGAGTCCGCCGTCTAGCTTGGGTAGTTGGAGCGTGTTTATATCTGCGTGTTCATATTTTCCCACTGCATATCTAACTATTCTTtcgttgattttttttattttttcggTTGGCGCAAGGTAAGTTTGCGCCGCGTAGTTACTGACGGGAAGTAGTCTCGCTTTTATTAAAACCTCTTTGGCATCAAGAGTGGCGTATGTACTGTCTATTTCGTTTATCACTGATTTGATTTTTCCATCAATTTCTTGCCAGATTTGGTTTAGGttaatttttccaatttttgttcCGAGGAGGTTAAAATTTTCGTGATGCCATTTTATATCGGGTAGCAGGATTTCGGGGAAACTATTTTTTGTTCTTAACCCTtgcgttttttgtttgtttaattttagaCCCGAGGCCATTTGAAAACGATCCACGGTGTCAATTGCGAGGTTTACCGAATGTGCGTCTCTTAGCGTCAGTGTTACATCATCAGCGTAATTTACACTTTTAATTTCGCGTTTTCCACTCAGTCTTATTCCTTTTATCTCGCTattattgttcattttttcTGCCATCGGTTCCACGGCTAGGAGGAAGAGAACGAAACTTAGAGGGTCCCCTTGTCTTACTCCCCGTTTGAGTTCGATTTCTGGCGATTTGAAACCATTGACCATAACCGACGCATAGCTATCTTTATACAAATTTTCTACTATTCCGATTAGCTCAGCTGGAAAGCGCATTGATTTTAAAGTTTCTATAAGCCAATCGTGTTCAATGGAATCAAAAGCTTTTTCGAAGtctaatgaaataaataacgCTGGGTTGTTTCTGCGGCACGAGTGGTCGTATAGGTCTCTGATTACTGTTGTTCCTTCGCCTATTGTTTTCCCTACCGTTGCGTATTGATGTTCTCCTATTAATTCGGGCATTACTTGTCTGATTCTATTGGCTAAGATTTTCGTGAAGATCTTATATTCCGTATTTAGCAGCGTTATGGGTCTGTAGTTTCCTAGATTTGCATCGTCCCcttttttatatattaatGTGATGGAGCCTTTTTTTACGTCTTTTGGCACCGTTTTGGACTCTAGCCAGGAATCCATTAGCTTGCGAATTTCTTTCTTAATTATCGGCCAAAAGGTTTTATAGAATTCCACCGAGATCCCGTCTGGACCTGGTGCTTTAccatttttcattgtttttactGCGTTCTCTAGTTCTTCTACCTTGATGGGTTGTTTCAAAAGTGCCGATGCTTCTGGGTTTATTTTGCGTTTAATCTCTTTCAAAAATGCGTTTCTTGCGCTAGTGTTTGTTGTTGTGCTGGCGTAGAGTTTGGCGTAAAAAGACGCGGCGGCTTTAAGCATTTCTTTCGGAATAGAATTCGGTAAAAATTGTTCATCGTACAGTTCTTTTATGTACGTTTGCTCTTGTTTGCTTTTgaagtttgcaaaaaattctttgcTACCTATTTTTTCGGAttgttctttattttttgcaattctcgctataattttttttcttttaaattttcgCAGATTTCTTTTTGCGTCGAGGTATTCGCTAAATTCTATTTGGTCGTTTTTAAGCGCTGTTATTGCGTTTTCGTATTTCTTTTTGAGTTGGGTTTCCATTTCGTTACTTTTTTGATTCATTTCCTTTGTGTGGTCAAGGATGAGTTGTTTTAATCTAcctttaatttttatccacCATTCGCTCGGGGTTTTGTATAAGTCGGGCGTTAAAGTTGACCATAAAGGccatttttctttcagaacGTTTGCGAAGGGTTCGTATTCATACACTTGCACGTTATTTCTCCAATTTCCTTTCCCCTTTGGGGGTGGCGCTATTACATCAAGTTGTATTTTTACCATTTGGTGGTCCGAGAATTGCGTCATATGGTGTGTTATTTCGATGGCTTTAATATTATTTGACACGTAAAATCTGTCGATGCGTGATTTGCGTTCCCCGTTCTGCCAGGAGAATTGTTTTACATTTCCTTTTAATTGACGGAACTGGTCTTTAAGGCCGTGCGTTTCGCAGAGAATTTTTAACTCATTTTTCCCAGCGTATAAGTGCGATGGTGGTTCTCTGTCTATTTGCGGATCATCTACTATATTAAAATCTCCGGCTAATATGGTTGGTATGTTTGTCGTAAAATATTGATGGGCCGCTCggaaaaaattgttgttttctttggtATTCTGATCGACATTTGGGGCGTATacatttactattttaactttttgtccgATGATGTCGATCGTCGCCGAGATCAACCTGCCTTCTACATCGAGGTCGTATTCTATAAAACTTATCGATGGGTGGTTTATCAGAATCGCGGCTCCCTTGGCAGCTCGGATTTTTTTGGGCGCAGAGTTGAAAATCGCTTTATCTTTGTGCCATTCTTTTTGCCAATTATCCTGGTTGTGCGCTTCGCTTTTCGTTTCTTGCAGGAGAAAAATGTGGGCGTTATCTCTCTTCAAATTGCTAAATAGTTCGGTGCGCTTTGCCTTATCGTTTAGGCCTTGGCAATTAAGTGTACaaatttttagataagttACCATGGAATGTTGGGTTGGACTGGAGAGTTTGTGCAAACGGGTTGGGGGCAAATAAATTGAGCAATTCACAAAATTTGGTCGTTTGTCTAATACGtaatacaacacaaaaaaactataagaatatactatactatatGCGCGTTTAAGCGGTCAGATTTAAGAATTTTCCATCCGGGACGTAAGTGTATTCACATAAGTTACAACGCTGCTGCCGGTATTTATTTGCTATTTTAACGTTCTCGTTTGGGCAGTTGCATCTATAAACCATGCTATTACAGTATGTACAAGGTATTTGCTCGTTCATTTTAGGAACGGCGATTTCTCCTTTACAAGCACAAGTCATTGTACCTTCGTCTGATTCCATTGTTTTCTCAAAAACTGTTTCTGTGTCGTCTCCGTTGTCTTCGTTGTCTTCATTTCCTTCGTTGTCTTCTGATGATGTGTATGAGTATGAGGATGCgtctttgtgtttttgtatgGGTTGTCCTGGGTTCTGGTCTGAGTCATTTGGAGATCGTTCTTTTCTTTTCCTTGACTCGATGGTCTTTTGTTGGTTCTGCATCGTTTCGGCCTCTGTTTCAGAGCGTTCCGGTTTTTCTAAAAAGGTGCCGTCGTAATGATCAATTAGGttttgtttttcgtttttaccTTTGGGTTTCTCTCTGTCTTGGACTGGCGTCGAGTGTTGTGGACCTTTTTTTGCTTCGTTATGGGCGTCATTACCTATTGCTGGGAACTGTTCTTCATCGGGTTTGTATGGTCCTGAGAAGATGTTCGCTTGTTTGTCGATTGACCTTCCTTCCGATGATGTGCTCGAGTAAAAATGTTGTTCTGGGAACTCTCGATACGGACAGTCGCGGTTGATATGTCCTGCCTCCGAACAGTAGCTGCACGTTTGTTCTTGCCCGGTATACTCTATTGTGAATCGTTCGTGCCCGAAATTGATATAAGATGGTGGTTTAACTTCTAATAGGGTTTGCTTTTTGACTGTATATATTCTTCTCCCGTCTTGCTTGCCCGCGATGCGGTCTCTGGCAGTGACTGCAAACTTTAGAATTCCTAGACATCTGAGGGCATCGTCGAGAGCTTTCTGGGGAAAGTCTATCGGCACCCATCCCACTATTAGCTTTGCATATGCGTCACCATGTGCTATGACGTTGGATACTTCTTTTcggtttttcaatttttctgctGTTTTTATGGCTGATTCTTTGCTCCTGCACGTTAATTCGACAATTTTTCCGGGCTTTTGTATGATGCCTTCTATGACATCATATTTGACATGCGCTTTACTTAAGATCTCGTAGATTTCTATTCTTTTCGAGTGGTTTGTTAGTTTAAAAGACACTTCTCTGTCTTTACTGTAGTCTGGTGGGATCTGGAAGTTCCAGACTCCTTGCCTTTTCACCCTTTCTGCGTAAGTCAGGGGCATTATCTTGTTTGAAGGAGGTAGTCCTAAAAAGGACTCCTTACGGTTTACCTCAGTAGCTTCTTTGGGGTGGGGGTTCTAATGGGCGGAGGTAGTCCTAATAAGGACTCTTTTCAGTTTTCCTCGCGCTTAGCTGTGTGAAGGGCGGCTGAATACTCTAAATTCTCACTTTCCAAGACCTTTACCTCCTTTACCACGGCCGGACATGATGAagttattgtattgttttgaaAGAATCGAAATGCAGCTGATATCTGATTTATAATCGTCTGATTAATAAATAGGCCCCTGCTTCTTACTGTCTTGTCTCTAGTGTTGGTTCTGCGTATAAATACGTCAGTAATGTCTACAGCGCTCCGCTTGGTGCTCCATATAGTGTACACACATCAGTATGATGTTAATTTTTCATATATCATGAAATTTGTATGGTAATCCATAATAAGAAGTGTTCACCAAGAAGATTTGTTAACTGACCATTGTTAGTAGGTGGTTAAAAACACAGATGCATATTTACTAACATTGTAGCTTATTTGATT
Proteins encoded in this window:
- the LOC143445894 gene encoding ceramide synthase 1-like; this translates as MIKVASKFNFSYPSYATFVRDVYGTATESWFDLETKYKTPTGWWNLMLKYGGVTQQDIYYTLMLTVFWTLLRIIITDFIYKPIVNNAGLDAQSTRKAPESVWKLLFYSCTWAYSIYILFFTEHNFFYDAPSSFYGWKPQSPVPTKIYIAYLVQFSFYAHSVYGTLFMDVWRKDSKVMLAHHFVTLLLIGFSYAFRYTNVGILILFLHDITDILLEGTKLAVYYKTKGGKWHSVCDFLSTVGFILFGVAWYIFRLYWFPLKAMYAAGHVSLAVSQDLVFYHFFNALLWILLAMNIYWFTFIVVMAYKVVTKQVSEVDDTRELDSKNLTKSVVQNGKKRD